One Betta splendens chromosome 5, fBetSpl5.4, whole genome shotgun sequence genomic window, CTGTGTGTCGTCTTGTCCGTTGTGATCTACAAAGATAATTAGTAGTTTTATACAGCAGACAACTCCAATGGGTGTCGTGTGGTTTTGAGGTCACTAGGGGTCAGCAGAGCTTCAGGTCGGCCACAAAGTCTGCTTAGTCATATTTATGTGCAGGTGTGTAATAACTGCAGGTGAAGGACTAAACATATCTAAACATGTATCTGATTAAACCAGTTGTTGTGTGTCGGATGCTTTAACGGGTCACGACCAGTAAATGGACttaataaaagaataaacaagATGAGTTAGTGACTttcagggagcaggaggggtcaaacacaaagcaataaCATAAAAAAGTAATGGTTCTACATTTAAATCAGCTAAAAAAGGTTATTGACTTTTAAGAGCTTCAGGCgtgcagacaggaagcggcCAGCGGCGCTGGGCGTGTCCATTGTCTGTACATGTagctgcagtgtgtttgtggttgtagagacacttcctgtctctctggtcttcagctgctctgtcttCTGTCACATCAACAACTCGCTCACACACTTTACTTTCATTGACGCCAGCAGGTGAGtcctctcttcttccttcaGTCTTTAATTCTTTCTTTAATTCTTCTTTAATTTTTAATACAACAAAGCGAAAGTGAAAGGTGTCACATCAGCGGATGATGTGTGTCAAGTGTCAACAGCTCTTTGTCTTCgtgagcagcaacaggaagaagctgaaCTCTGATAAGTGCAAGTGTTCTGACCTGCTGCTTTACTGAAATGCTGATATGATGAGAACTGTTGAACTGTTGAAATACTCTTAACttggaaagaggaagaaacttGTGCATATTATAAATTCTTGCACACATCAACTTcaaaaggaaaagcagcagctcacacacagtaaACCAAAACCCACAGAGCCCAGTTTcctctttgtttatttgtcatttcacagtgccttttatatttatatgtatgatATTTATGATATCtatgatatttatttatgtctCTTATATTTGCTCAAATCATTTTCTGTCAGGATAAAGTCAGAATGAAGATCGCATCCTTCAACGCCAAAAATCTGGGCATAAAAAAAGTTTCAGACAAGGCGGGTGGTGCGTTGTCTGACTCAGGTAAGCGTGGACGgcaacacttcacacacaggaCGTGCAGGACACGGGTCGAGTGTGTTCACAGCAACACGCGGGCTTCTTCCAGATCATGTCCCGCTACAGCATAGTGGTGATGCTGGAGGTGGTGGATAAGAGCGGCAAAGCcatggagaagctgctgaaggagctcAACGCCGCTGGGTGAGAGAGGCGTCGAGCTCAGCTACTCACTGACAGACGTGCCTcattatgacacacacacacacacacgcaccgtcACAAACTCACACGTGTTGGTTGTGGTTGACCACAGCTGCGGCTCCTACTCCATGACCGCCAGCTGCCAGCTGGGCCGAGACACCTACAAGGAGAAGTTTGTCTGTTTCTACAGGTAGAAGATCGACAAACAGAGCATCACGCTTCATGGATGCAGATgcacttcactgtgtgtgtgtgtgtgtgtgtgtgtgtgtgtgtgtgtgtgtgtgtgtgtgtgtgtgtgtgtgtgtgtgtgtgtgtgtgtgtgtgtgtgtgtgtgtgtgtgtgcgtgcgtgcgcgtgggtgtgggtgtgcgtgtgcatgtgtgtgtgttgaatgtcTCAGATCTGACGAGGCGACGCTGACGGACTGTTACCAGTATGAAGACAACCAGGCTGGAGACGAGGACGCCTTCGCCAGGGAACCCTTCGTGCTGCGCTTCAGCTGTCCAGACACAGGTCTGAGCACCTCTGTAACAATGACTGAGAGTGTTACTCCCTCTGAATGTCGGTGAATGTCGCCAGCTGTGAAGGACCTGATCCTGATCCCAGTCCACACCAAACCAGAGGACTCTCTGAAGGAGCTGGACGAGCTGCACGACGTGGTCCAGGCCGTCAGGAGCAACTGGGGGTCTGATGTAGGTGTGATGCCCTGGAGCATCATGAGAGAGGGGggggcgagggagagagagcgagggagacagagagagaaagagcgggGCATGAATTGTGCTGTCCCTCTCACAAACTCAAAGGTGCTGTGTTGTAATGACGGGTTAATTATGATGTGATTCTGTCTTTTTCAGAACATCATGATTCTGGGCGACTTCAACGCAGATGGTCGTTATCTCTCCAAGAGGAAGAAGCAAACGATGCGCATCTGCTCTGAGCCGTATCACTGGCTGATCACTGACGACGTCGacaccaccagcagcaacaacaacgacaacacCTACGACAGGTGACGCGTCGGCGACGTCGGCCGCGGCGCCGGAGTCCGTCACTGACCGCGGCCGTCGCTTTGTTCCCACAGGATCGTGGTTTATGGGGAGAAGATGCTGGAAGCGGTCGTCTCTGGATCAGCCAAGTCCTTCAACTACCAGGAAGAGTTCAACCTGACGGATGAGGAAGTAAGACACACAACAGCGAGCTCCAATCACCTGACAGAGCGACGTCTCCTAAAGCTCCGTGTTTGTAAGACCCTCAGTGTCAGCGACCACTAccctgtggaggtggagctgaagaCGGATCAGAACCAGGAGGATGCAGCTCCAACGAGACCCACGGCAGCAACCAAGGGGAGGGCTCCAAAGAAAGGTTCAAGTCCTCAGCATCAGCGTCACAGTCATTGTTCCACTGTGGCTCAACATCCAAACATTAAAGTggaatatttcatatttcatcatAATTGTTACAGAACTATTTTGCACAAATGTGTGTTAGTATTTCAGCGTTTTATGTTCAATTAAACCGACAggaccacagaagaagacggagccaacggcagtgaagaagagaaatccagcaccaaagaagaagagtgGAGACgcacctgctgctgccaaaGCGCCCACGAAGAGAAGACGCGTCATCAAGTGAAGCGGATGCAGTGAAACTGGTTTTATACATTTcagaaaactgaattaaaatgtgAAGTGTTTAATGTGAAGGATTACGACCAGtggacacctgctgctgctgctgctgttgaaaatattaaattgaaattaaagTTTGTGTACGTCTGAAGCGACCGACACTTCACCACACACACGATAGATGACTGGGTCAGAGCTGCTCCCAGTCAGGTACTGGTCAGGGGGGTGAAGGCTGATCCAACAGGCACAAAGCTGGTTCAGAACCCACAGACCCAGAGCGGTCCGGGTCCGGTCTGACCCGTCCTCCACCGacacctcctgcagcagcagcacctggaggaggcagaagccTCACACTGCGTTGGATCCGTTCCAGCCGTCGGGTCGTGAGTAAATGATCCATGTGGAACCCAAAGCGGAGTGAGACCCGAGCCCCGTCCAAACAACAACACCTTCTCAGGTTTTGGCAGCAGATTGGGTTTCATGGTTCGTCGGCCTGAAGCAGTGAAAGTAAGTGGAGCCGGGGAACgacacaaaacagacagagcTCTGTAATTACAAACCACACATTGTGTGCGTAGACGTTTTGGGCTATTTCTCATCACTCGCTGCTTGTTTTCCTGTTCGGTTTCCAGTCCAGCTTTGCTCATCTCAGGCCCGTTAGAATCCACCCGCCCTGAACCTGGTCACTGTGAGCTGCTTTCAGTCTCCAGACAGAACTTCCCTAACGGTGTCGGTTCAGCTCGGCTCCTGTAACACATAGAAAGCTGTAACTGGGACATTGAGGCTCACGTGATGCCAGACGTTGCATTCGCCCGACTCTGTAAATGTCAGTGTAAACTTTAAGGAGTAGCTCACACAGGAAGCTATGATCTGAGATGAACCCTTAAACACGTGATACCTGAGCCCacagcttctctcctcctctgctgactCCACCTGAGGGGGAGGTTTAAAAGCTGCCGAGACGCCTCCATGCGCTCAGACGACGTACATCCACCTAACCTGTGCTTTTCCAGCCACCTCTTCCCTGTGTCCGTCCAGCGCTGCATCCCTCATCTCTGTCCACCATGAGCCTGAGTCGGACCAAGCGGATCAGCTCCAGCACCTCCGTCCGGAGGCAGCAGTGgctccaggaggctgagcagcTTCAGCCCGGGTCAGGCCGGCTTCAGCGGCATCTCCCTGAGCGGCGGCTCCCTGTACGCAGGCGCCAACGGGCACCAGCACGGCCTGGGGGCCCCGCTGGCCTCGCTGTCCGTCAACAAGAGCCTGCTGGCCCCCCTCAACCTGGAGATAGACCCCAGCCTGTCCATGAGCCGGGCCCACGAGAAGGAGCAGATCAAGAGCCTCAACAACCGCTTCGCCAGCTTCATCGACAAGGTAAAGACCCCCGAGCTGTGGGAAGCACAGGCAACGATGCAGGCTTTAAGACAGATATTACATCAATCTAGCATGATGTGACTGCAGGTATTGACTTTGAGATGAAAAGCTGTGAAAACTGATACTGTTGTAtgaaaactaaaaacacaaacaggttcCTAATCTCATGCAACTCACTCCTCTTCGACTCCCAACTTTTCTAACTGTGAAGTTCAACAGTAAGTTTATCAAACTATGATTAATGAACAGTAAAGAAACAAAGagctcaaaaaaaacaaataataatatcaCAGAACAACTAAAAAAGATGTTTAAACGTaaccacagagacacaaaatgacaaaaacatatAAATGCAGATGCAATGTGAACAGAGTGAGATtacacaactacagtacaacaaCAAACCCATGAAAAGGTTCAAACCAAAGACGTGAGAATGCCTGAAACAAGGACACTGGAGGTGCACAACCAGCAGGGGCTCCTCCCGTGTGTGGACGCGCTGGAGACCCTGAACGCATCGTGACGTCCGCGCATGGAGGATGATTGAAGGTGAGTTTGTGCTGAGGTTCCTGAACAGAGGCTGCACACATTCCCCACAGAagtgagcagctctgtgatAACGCTGGACACTGATACCGTACTTAGGGAACATCTCCGCTTTCTCACGGAGTGGGTAACGCTCCCTCACAATAGAGGCTTTGTTGGCTTCTCGCATCGGCAGAGATAGGCTTCAGGCGCAGAGAGCAGAGTGCTGAGCTGGACACGTTTCCGTTTGTCCTAATTAACCTCAACCTCTTCTTCTGGCAGCGTAGATGTGGACTTAAAAAACAGCTGATCTGACGTGGATCTGCTGCTTGGTTCCAGGCTTTCATACGGTGGGAACGTCATTTTCCTGCAAAGTgactttaattttttattatttaaatagttTGAGATTCCTATGTACTAAAAATAAATGGTAAAATAGGGAAATATATATAGACTTGAATAGCAACAGTTACCCTGTAAACTGTATGTGATACAACACATAAAGTCCAGAAGTATTAGATGATGAAAGCCGTCTCGTCTAAAACCGTATGACCAGGATCAGGACGTCACTAACGTATttgtttcccatcatgcatGTCGTCCGTCCATGGCTGCTAACGATTCGGCTCCTGTTCCTTCCTCGCTAATAGGTTAAGCACAAACGCAATGAAACTTTAAAGAGTCCAGGCATAATTGGTGCAGTGCTACAGGCAGACACAGCTTTATTTGTTGTAGGATGATCACAGACTTTAGATCTGACCTAAAGCCACTGGGGAGTCAAACATTCCCACTGATCCTCCACTACACACATCTGAAACCTTTAAGAAGAGGCAAACACTCCATCTGGGATTTAATCCTGGATATTTAAGATACTGTATCTGTCCCACTTCAGTCCCACTGGGTTTGGCTGTAACCTGATTATTCAGGTCAGACATGATGTGGTTCCGTCTCAGAGGGATATTATTCTGCTTCGTACAGAACACGGCCTTTGTTTTGGAGGGAGAGGGTATAATGGGAGGTGGATATGCCCGGCTGCAGGCAGGAAACGTGAGCTGGGTGTTGACACGGAGCTCCAACTGGTTTATCTACTGGAATTGACCTGGGCTCAGTGCTGGACTTCTCTGATCTTTCAAGCTAAAAACAGGGCGAGATGCTGTAAAGATGGCTGCTTTGTGAGCTTATTGTGTGATTGTATTGTAAAACCTGTATTTTGAGGTTTATATGGACTCTCAG contains:
- the LOC114855752 gene encoding deoxyribonuclease-1-like isoform X3 yields the protein MSRYSIVVMLEVVDKSGKAMEKLLKELNAAGCGSYSMTASCQLGRDTYKEKFVCFYRSDEATLTDCYQYEDNQAGDEDAFAREPFVLRFSCPDTAVKDLILIPVHTKPEDSLKELDELHDVVQAVRSNWGSDNIMILGDFNADGRYLSKRKKQTMRICSEPYHWLITDDVDTTSSNNNDNTYDRIVVYGEKMLEAVVSGSAKSFNYQEEFNLTDEETLSVSDHYPVEVELKTDQNQEDAAPTRPTAATKGRAPKKGPQKKTEPTAVKKRNPAPKKKSGDAPAAAKAPTKRRRVIK
- the LOC114855752 gene encoding deoxyribonuclease-1-like isoform X4 — encoded protein: MSRYSIVVMLEVVDKSGKAMEKLLKELNAAGSDEATLTDCYQYEDNQAGDEDAFAREPFVLRFSCPDTAVKDLILIPVHTKPEDSLKELDELHDVVQAVRSNWGSDNIMILGDFNADGRYLSKRKKQTMRICSEPYHWLITDDVDTTSSNNNDNTYDRIVVYGEKMLEAVVSGSAKSFNYQEEFNLTDEEVRHTTASSNHLTERRLLKLRVCKTLSVSDHYPVEVELKTDQNQEDAAPTRPTAATKGRAPKKGPQKKTEPTAVKKRNPAPKKKSGDAPAAAKAPTKRRRVIK
- the LOC114855752 gene encoding deoxyribonuclease-1-like isoform X2; its protein translation is MSRYSIVVMLEVVDKSGKAMEKLLKELNAAGCGSYSMTASCQLGRDTYKEKFVCFYRSDEATLTDCYQYEDNQAGDEDAFAREPFVLRFSCPDTAVKDLILIPVHTKPEDSLKELDELHDVVQAVRSNWGSDNIMILGDFNADGRYLSKRKKQTMRICSEPYHWLITDDVDTTSSNNNDNTYDRIVVYGEKMLEAVVSGSAKSFNYQEEFNLTDEEVRHTTASSNHLTERRLLKLRVCKTLSVSDHYPVEVELKTDQNQEDAAPTRPTAATKGRAPKKGSSPQHQRHSHCSTVAQHPNIKDHRRRRSQRQ
- the LOC114855752 gene encoding deoxyribonuclease-1-like isoform X1; this translates as MSRYSIVVMLEVVDKSGKAMEKLLKELNAAGCGSYSMTASCQLGRDTYKEKFVCFYRSDEATLTDCYQYEDNQAGDEDAFAREPFVLRFSCPDTAVKDLILIPVHTKPEDSLKELDELHDVVQAVRSNWGSDNIMILGDFNADGRYLSKRKKQTMRICSEPYHWLITDDVDTTSSNNNDNTYDRIVVYGEKMLEAVVSGSAKSFNYQEEFNLTDEEVRHTTASSNHLTERRLLKLRVCKTLSVSDHYPVEVELKTDQNQEDAAPTRPTAATKGRAPKKGPQKKTEPTAVKKRNPAPKKKSGDAPAAAKAPTKRRRVIK